The Nitrospira tepida genome includes a window with the following:
- a CDS encoding sigma-54-dependent transcriptional regulator, producing the protein MSKKILIVDDDPDISSGLKSRLSWLGYDTATAMDGAEALKEVESSRPHVVLLDLELPGLSGLDLLKKLHSDCRPLSGSANGRQASPRPAVIMMTAFGTIPRAVEAVKMGAYDFITKPFEIDHLVLVIQKALEHEQLRQEVRFLRTEVDTRYRLIVGPSPKMRMVVETAERVAGTDIVTLLLGETGTGKEVLARAIHQWSARRDRPFVVINCAALPETLLENELFGHEKGAYTGATGPHEGKVEAAQGGTLFLDEVGEMPLSLQAKFLRLLQDREFHRVGGTRLVKVDIRVLAATNKALAAEVKAGTFREDLFYRLNVVPITLPPLRHRREDIPVLVEHIFAREAGRTGGLPKQLTSDAMAAVMTYKWPGNVRELENVLARAVILSDRQEIGPVQLALGGTSGEGGPFPFISETEELPYHNLIEAYSRYLILEALNRTSGNQTKAAELLRLQRTYLTKLLRHKNIPSYSSDS; encoded by the coding sequence ATGTCGAAGAAAATACTGATCGTCGACGACGATCCGGATATTTCCAGCGGGTTGAAGAGCCGCCTCTCGTGGCTTGGATACGATACCGCTACGGCAATGGACGGAGCGGAGGCCCTCAAGGAAGTCGAATCCTCACGCCCTCATGTCGTCCTTTTGGATCTCGAATTGCCGGGCCTGTCAGGCCTGGACCTCCTGAAGAAACTCCACAGTGACTGCAGGCCACTGTCGGGCTCCGCAAATGGACGGCAAGCATCTCCTCGCCCCGCCGTCATCATGATGACGGCGTTCGGGACGATTCCCCGGGCCGTCGAAGCCGTTAAAATGGGCGCCTACGATTTCATCACCAAGCCGTTCGAAATAGACCACTTGGTGCTGGTGATTCAAAAAGCACTTGAACATGAGCAATTGCGTCAGGAAGTCCGGTTCCTGCGAACCGAAGTGGATACGCGTTACCGGCTCATAGTCGGGCCAAGTCCCAAGATGCGGATGGTCGTCGAGACGGCCGAACGAGTGGCCGGAACCGACATCGTAACCTTGCTGCTTGGGGAAACCGGGACCGGTAAAGAAGTGCTGGCTCGTGCGATCCACCAGTGGAGCGCGCGGCGGGATCGTCCGTTTGTGGTGATCAATTGCGCCGCCCTGCCCGAGACCCTCCTGGAAAACGAGTTGTTCGGCCATGAAAAGGGCGCCTACACGGGGGCCACCGGCCCGCACGAGGGCAAGGTCGAGGCGGCCCAGGGAGGCACCCTGTTTCTCGACGAAGTCGGCGAGATGCCGCTCTCCTTACAGGCGAAGTTCTTGCGGCTGTTGCAGGATCGGGAATTTCACCGCGTGGGAGGAACCCGCCTCGTCAAGGTGGACATACGAGTCCTGGCTGCGACGAACAAGGCGCTTGCGGCGGAGGTCAAGGCCGGCACGTTTCGAGAAGACCTCTTCTATCGGCTGAACGTCGTGCCGATTACGTTGCCGCCGCTGCGCCATCGGCGCGAGGACATTCCGGTCCTGGTGGAGCACATTTTTGCCCGCGAAGCCGGGCGGACAGGCGGGCTCCCGAAGCAGCTCACGTCCGACGCGATGGCCGCGGTCATGACCTACAAGTGGCCGGGGAACGTCCGGGAGCTGGAGAACGTCCTTGCCCGGGCCGTGATCTTGTCCGACCGTCAGGAGATCGGACCGGTTCAGCTCGCGCTCGGCGGAACCAGCGGGGAGGGCGGCCCGTTCCCATTCATCAGTGAGACGGAAGAGTTACCGTACCACAACTTGATCGAAGCCTACAGCCGGTACTTGATCCTTGAAGCCCTCAACCGGACGAGCGGGAATCAAACCAAGGCGGCGGAATTGCTGCGCCTCCAGCGGACGTACCTCACGAAGCTCCTCAGACACAAGAACATTCCGTCCTATTCGTCCGACTCATAG
- a CDS encoding sensor histidine kinase — METIHPTVQARDGLSSARLSRFRSWTFKLIVLAGAVLVLACAAVGWFFSDRLAQMTTQGLLRNGTLLAETIAGSGRYSVIARDLPRLEQLVEGALIDPDVAYVLIAEMDGEPLVVRGKAVWTLGTNQEPWSVPLPRVSAERRNLLESSRSEGPSVSAFFLREGQLLPAPNPGFWDVLFRGDALHYDVLFPIRRDPGRSPPDLTFGLAQDEQVILGGPRSRSVDHPLGLIQIGLSAKNPQRLLRGLLSELAWLTLLIMGGGIAAVAFLSHRLTQPLVALRDAARQISRGDYSASLATPSADEVGDLSESFNVMARSLQERDGALRELLQTLEERIEARTRELRQANERLQQLDQLKTSLLSNVSHELRTPLTSMKVHLENLLDGVDGTLDQKQRLSLERVQGNLERLRRMIDDLLDLSRLQAGRWALSLTAVHPLDLVADAMATLRHFAVEKRVDVRLDVPLSMPEVSVDRDKLVRVLTNLVHNALKFTEPGGHIIVRILEDHGECVVFSVEDTGCGIAVQDLDSIFLPFYRTPSSATQVRGSGLGLSITKHLVELHHGHIAVESAVGRGSRFTVTIPRHSDKGVGI, encoded by the coding sequence ATGGAAACCATTCATCCCACGGTTCAGGCCAGGGATGGCCTCTCCTCCGCTCGCCTCTCACGCTTCCGGTCATGGACCTTTAAACTGATCGTCCTGGCGGGAGCCGTGCTGGTGCTGGCGTGCGCGGCCGTCGGATGGTTTTTCTCGGACCGGTTGGCGCAGATGACCACGCAGGGGCTATTGCGAAACGGGACGTTGTTGGCCGAGACCATCGCGGGGTCCGGTCGGTACAGCGTCATTGCGAGGGATCTGCCGCGATTGGAACAGTTGGTCGAAGGGGCCTTGATCGATCCCGATGTGGCTTATGTCCTCATCGCGGAAATGGATGGAGAGCCGTTGGTCGTCCGCGGAAAGGCCGTCTGGACGCTCGGGACGAATCAGGAGCCGTGGTCCGTACCATTGCCTCGCGTGTCCGCAGAACGACGCAATCTGCTTGAGTCCAGCCGTAGCGAAGGCCCGTCGGTCTCCGCCTTCTTTCTTCGTGAAGGACAGCTCTTGCCGGCTCCGAACCCCGGCTTCTGGGACGTCCTGTTCCGCGGTGATGCGCTGCATTACGACGTGCTCTTCCCGATCAGGCGCGATCCGGGCCGGTCTCCGCCGGATTTGACGTTCGGGCTGGCCCAAGATGAACAAGTGATCCTCGGTGGTCCACGGTCGCGGAGTGTCGATCATCCGTTGGGATTAATCCAGATCGGCCTATCGGCAAAAAATCCTCAACGGCTGCTTCGCGGATTGCTGTCGGAGCTTGCCTGGCTCACGCTCCTGATCATGGGCGGCGGGATTGCGGCGGTTGCCTTCCTGTCGCACCGGCTGACTCAACCGCTCGTGGCATTGCGTGACGCCGCTCGGCAAATCTCACGCGGGGATTATTCCGCCTCGCTCGCAACGCCCTCCGCCGATGAAGTCGGGGATCTTTCGGAGAGTTTCAATGTAATGGCCCGTTCGCTGCAGGAACGCGACGGCGCCTTGCGGGAGCTGTTGCAGACGTTGGAGGAGCGGATTGAAGCCCGCACCCGTGAACTCCGGCAAGCCAACGAGCGGTTGCAGCAACTGGATCAACTTAAAACCTCCTTATTGTCGAACGTGTCGCATGAGCTGCGGACCCCACTAACCTCGATGAAGGTCCACCTCGAAAATCTGCTTGACGGGGTGGACGGAACCTTGGACCAGAAACAACGCTTGTCGCTTGAGAGGGTACAGGGGAATCTGGAGCGACTGCGCCGCATGATTGACGATCTCCTGGACTTGTCACGCCTCCAGGCCGGCCGGTGGGCGTTGTCTCTCACTGCCGTGCATCCTCTGGATCTGGTGGCCGACGCCATGGCGACGCTCCGGCATTTTGCCGTCGAGAAGAGGGTGGATGTCAGGTTGGATGTGCCGCTGTCCATGCCGGAGGTGTCGGTCGATCGCGACAAGCTGGTTCGCGTCCTCACGAACCTGGTACACAACGCCCTCAAATTCACGGAGCCCGGAGGACACATCATCGTCCGCATACTGGAAGACCATGGCGAGTGCGTGGTCTTTTCGGTGGAGGACACGGGCTGCGGCATCGCCGTCCAGGACTTGGACTCGATCTTTCTCCCCTTCTATCGCACCCCATCCTCGGCCACGCAGGTCCGGGGATCCGGGTTGGGTTTGTCCATCACCAAACATCTGGTTGAACTGCATCATGGACACATTGCGGTCGAAAGCGCCGTCGGTCGTGGCAGTCGCTTTACGGTGACCATTCCTCGCCATTCAGATAAGGGGGTCGGGATCTGA